A window of Lysobacterales bacterium genomic DNA:
TCAACATCGTCGACCTCGGTCTGGTCTACCACTGCGAGATCGAAACCAGCGATGAGGGCAGCCGTCGTGCCAGCATTCGCATGACCCTGACCGCGCCGGGCTGCGGCATGGGCGAGGTGCTGGTCGAGGACGTACGCGCGAAGGTCGAGCTGGTGCCCACCGTGATGGAAGCGGACGTCGAGCTGGTGTTTGACCCGCCCTGGAACCAGTCGATGATGACCGAGGCGGCCAAGCTGCAGGTGGGAATGTTCTAGGGAAGCTCTGATTTATCAGAGCTTCCCGTGCGCCATGGATGGCGCGCTCGCGAATCAAGCATGCAAGTGCTTGATTCAGCGCGAGTGAGTCCGGACCTGCGCCGGACTCACGACGTCTGAAGAACTGCAGGATGGAATTCTTCAGACCTTCCCTAGCAGGCTGTCGAAAAACAGCGTGCCAGCTCGGCCGAGGAAGGCCGAGTCGACAAAGCAAGCGCATACGCGATTGTCTTGTCGGCAGGTGGTGCGGACCTGTGCCGGACCGCTGACTCGAAAAGCTCCCAGCAAGGGAGTTTTTCGACAAGCTGCCACGGGAGCTCCGATAAACCAGAGCTTCCCTAGCGCCTGCGTCTGCGCGGCTGTGCGTCGAGCTGCATCCAGTCCTTGCGCGGCAGGCCGAGGAAGCTATCCAAGGCTGTGGGCAGAAGGCCGCTCTGCAGCCGGCATTCGCAGTTCACCAGCACCGCAATGCCGAAGCCGCGCTCCGGCAGAAAGCCAATCAGGCCGCGATAGCCCTGCACGGCGCCGCCGTGGAAAATCAGGGTTTCGCCGGCATAGTCGAAGACCCGCCAGCCAAGTCCGTAATGCGCGGCCTCGAGACGCTCGCGTCGCCACGGCGCCGCCCGCAACTCGGAGGGCGTGCTGACCAGGGGCTTCTGGATCTCCGCCAGCAGCTCCGGCGACAGCACGTCCGGGCGTCGACCCATCTGCGCCAGCAGCCACTGCGACATGTCGCGTGCGGTGGCGTTGACGCCGGCGGCCGGTGGCACGCGGTAGTAGTTTTCCTTGGGGCGTAGCGCAACAAAGCGACCACCCGCCATCACGTGCGGTCGCGCCCAGCGGGCGCTGCCCTCCAGGCCCTCACGGCCATAGGTCGCGCCGTACATGCCCAGCGGGTGAAAAATCTTCTTCTCGACCAGGTGGGTGAAGAAGTCGCCGGTAACGGCGAAAGCCAGATCGCCGATCAGGCTGAAGGCGATGTTCTGGTAGGCGTAGCAGCGACCGTCCGGGCACAGCATCGGCGCCTCGCCCAGGCGCTGCGCCAGCAGTGGATAGGGCTGGTCGTCTTCCAGCTCGCGATCGAAGGTGTGGAAGCCCAAGCCTACGGTGTGGCTCAGCAGATCGGCGGCGGTGGTTTCCAGCGCCGTGTCGGCGCGGGCCAGCGCAAAGGCCGGCAGGTGATCGGCCACGCGGGTGTCCCAGCGGAGTGCGCCTTCCTCCACCAGAAGGCCTGCCAGCGTGCCCGCGAAGGCCTTGGACAGGGAGGCCAGACGAAAGGCGGTGTCGGCGTCGACGTTCTCGCTGCGGCCGGCCTGGGTGTGGCCGAAGCCGCGCTCCAGCAGCACCTGGTCGCCGTGCACCACGCTGACCGCCATGCCGACCACTCCGTATTCGCGCACCAGGCGATCGGCGAGGCGCTCGATCGCGCGAGCTGTCTGCTGGGCGCGCGCGCTCTCGGCCGTGATTTCCACGGTCGGCTGGCGCGTCGGCGCCGCGCTGACCTCGGCGCTCGCTGCCGTCGACAGCCAGCCCAGGGCAAGGCCGAATCCAAGCGCGAGGCGCGATGTCACACGGGGCATGCGGTGGGGTCGGTGCGGCACGTCGGGTCCAGGCTGGCGCGGCGAAGAAAGCGCCCGCATTCTAGCCCGCAAGATCCGGTCGACGACCGCGACGCGCGTCCCCCGTTCATCCCTGGAGGAATCATGTCCATCCTGCTTCTGTTCGTGTTGACCGTGTTTGGCGTCGGCATTGCCCTGGTGCTCTGGGGAGTCGGCATCTACAACGGCCTCGTCACTCGTCGCAATGCGTACCGCAACGCCTTTGCCCAGATCGACGTGCAGCTCACCCGTCGCCATGATCTGATCCCCAATCTGGTCGAGACGGTGAAGGCCTACATGCAGCACGAGCGCGACACGCTGGAGGCGGTGATCCGCGCGCGCAACAGCGCGATCGGCGGCTTGAACGCCGCCAAGGGCAACCCCGGCGATCCGGCCGCGATGCAGCAGCTGGCCCAGGCCGAGGGCGCGCTGGGCGGCGCGCTGGGTCGTCTGTTCGCGCTGTCCGAGGCCTATCCCGAACTGAAGTCGAGCGCAAACATGGCGCAGCTGACCGAAGAACTGTCCTCGACCGAGAACCGCGTCGCCTTCGCCCGCCAGGCCTTCAACGATGCGGTGATGGGCTACAACAACCAGCGCGAGGTCTTCCCCGCCAACCTGCTGGCCGGCACGTTCAACTTCCAGCAGGCGGCGCTGCTAGGCATCGGCGAAGAAGAAGCGCACAAGCGCGAGGTGCCGAAGGTGCAGTTCTGACGAGTGAGGGAGGATGAGTGAGGAGAGCGTGGCGAGAGTTCGCAGCCACGGCGTGTCGGGGCCTGCAGTGGATCTCCCGCTGCTCGCTCCTCACTCCTCACTCCTCACTCCTCGCTTCTCACTTCTCACTTCTCACTTCTCACTTCTCAACATGCCCTTCCCGCAGCCCAGTTCTCATCCCTGCCCCGAAAGCTGCCCATGAATTTTTTCGAACGCCAGGCCCAGGCTCGCAGCCAGTCAAAGCGGCTGGTGCTGCTGTTCATCGCCGCCGTGGTCGCGATCATCACTGCGGTCAGCGGCGGTCTGTTTCTGCTGCTGTGGCTGGGCGCTGACGCGCGCGACCTCGAGCGCGTCGGCGGCCCCATCGGGCTGCTCGCCGAGTTCAGTGGCCTGCTGCTGTTCGCTGCTGCGGTCACCGCGCTAGTGATCGCGGCGGCCTCGCTGTACCGCATCGCCAGTCTGCGCGGGGGCGGTGCGGCGGTGGCGCGGGCGATGGGCGGTCGCGAGGTGTCCGAGGACACTCGCGACCCCGAGCTGAAGCGCCTGCGCAATGTGGTCGAGGAAATCGCGATCGCCTCTTCGCTGCCGGTGCCGGCGATCTTCATCATGGAAGACGAGCCCGGCATCAACGCCTTCGCTGCCGGCTATGCGCCAGGCGATGCGGCGGTGGCGGTCAGCCGCGGCGCACTGATGTACTTGAATCGCGACGAGCTGCAGGGCGTGATCGCCCACGAGTTCAGCCACGTCCTGAATGGCGATATGCGCCTCAACATCCGGCTCATGGGCGTGCTGTTCGGCGTGCTCGCGCTGGGCGTGATTGGCGCCCGCGTGCTGGAACTCACCCGCGGCAGCCGCAGCCGCGATGCCGGGCCCATCATCGGAATCGGTGTGGTACTGATGGTGGTCGGCTATGTCGGCCTGTTCTTCGGCCGTCTGATCAAGGCCGCGGTGTCGCGCCAGCGCGAGTTTCTTGCCGACGCCTCCGCCGTGCAGTTCACCCGCCAGACCCACGGCATTGCCGGCGCGCTGAAGAAGATCGGCGGCCTGCCGGCCGGCTCGAAGCTGGCCTCGGCCGAGACCGAAGAAGTCGCGCACATGCTGTTCGGCGAGGGCATGGGCTTTGCCGGCCTGTTCGCCACGCATCCGCCGCTGCACGAACGGATCAAGGCGCTGGAGCCGGGCTTCAACCCGTCCGAACTCAAGCGCCTGCAGGCGCAGTGGTTGAACGACCCGCCGCGCGGTACGGACGAGGACCTCGCCCTCGGCCTGGCCCAGCGCCAGCGCGGCGAGCTGCCGGCGCGAGAGACCGAGGTCGAGCTGCAGGTCGAGCGCGTGATCGAGCAGGTTGGCGCGCCCGATGTGAGGGATTTTCTCCGCGCGGGCGATGCGCGCGCAGCGATTCCGCCCGCCATCGATCTCGCCCTGCAGCAGCCCGAGCGCGCCCAGGCCCTCCTGCTCGGCTTGCTGCTCGATCACGAGGAGCGCCTGCGCGCGCAGCAGCTGCACGCGGTGCGCGAGCTGCTGGGGGCCGGTGCGGCGGAGGAAGCGAGCGTCGAATCGGCCCTCCTGATCGGACTGCATCCGGCGCTGCGCTTGCCGGTGCTGCTGCTGGCGCTGGGCACAGTGCGTCATCTCGGACGCGCCGGGCAGCAGCGTCTGGTGGATGCCGTCGACGCCCTGATCCACGCCGATGGCGAGCTGGAGCTGTTCGAGCAC
This region includes:
- a CDS encoding serine hydrolase; translated protein: MPRVTSRLALGFGLALGWLSTAASAEVSAAPTRQPTVEITAESARAQQTARAIERLADRLVREYGVVGMAVSVVHGDQVLLERGFGHTQAGRSENVDADTAFRLASLSKAFAGTLAGLLVEEGALRWDTRVADHLPAFALARADTALETTAADLLSHTVGLGFHTFDRELEDDQPYPLLAQRLGEAPMLCPDGRCYAYQNIAFSLIGDLAFAVTGDFFTHLVEKKIFHPLGMYGATYGREGLEGSARWARPHVMAGGRFVALRPKENYYRVPPAAGVNATARDMSQWLLAQMGRRPDVLSPELLAEIQKPLVSTPSELRAAPWRRERLEAAHYGLGWRVFDYAGETLIFHGGAVQGYRGLIGFLPERGFGIAVLVNCECRLQSGLLPTALDSFLGLPRKDWMQLDAQPRRRRR
- a CDS encoding LemA family protein, encoding MSILLLFVLTVFGVGIALVLWGVGIYNGLVTRRNAYRNAFAQIDVQLTRRHDLIPNLVETVKAYMQHERDTLEAVIRARNSAIGGLNAAKGNPGDPAAMQQLAQAEGALGGALGRLFALSEAYPELKSSANMAQLTEELSSTENRVAFARQAFNDAVMGYNNQREVFPANLLAGTFNFQQAALLGIGEEEAHKREVPKVQF
- a CDS encoding M48 family metallopeptidase, with the translated sequence MNFFERQAQARSQSKRLVLLFIAAVVAIITAVSGGLFLLLWLGADARDLERVGGPIGLLAEFSGLLLFAAAVTALVIAAASLYRIASLRGGGAAVARAMGGREVSEDTRDPELKRLRNVVEEIAIASSLPVPAIFIMEDEPGINAFAAGYAPGDAAVAVSRGALMYLNRDELQGVIAHEFSHVLNGDMRLNIRLMGVLFGVLALGVIGARVLELTRGSRSRDAGPIIGIGVVLMVVGYVGLFFGRLIKAAVSRQREFLADASAVQFTRQTHGIAGALKKIGGLPAGSKLASAETEEVAHMLFGEGMGFAGLFATHPPLHERIKALEPGFNPSELKRLQAQWLNDPPRGTDEDLALGLAQRQRGELPARETEVELQVERVIEQVGAPDVRDFLRAGDARAAIPPAIDLALQQPERAQALLLGLLLDHEERLRAQQLHAVRELLGAGAAEEASVESALLIGLHPALRLPVLLLALGTVRHLGRAGQQRLVDAVDALIHADGELELFEHLTGMLLSRQIEDSIDPRARARQRMIKLSEAGEAAADLLAVLAWYGHESEAEARRAYLSALHAALPQMAKPYAPPQDWRHRLDQALPVLDRIDPPGKRLLVEALVVAITHDQRVSLEEAELLRTVCAYLRCPLPPVA